GATAGGAAAAGCAAATAGAAACGATGAGAAATCACAGGAATCATTAAAAATAAGGATGAGATGGTTAAGTATTGATATAATTATAAAAATTATGGGGTTAATAATATCGTGCACCTTTTATCCGCCAGCAATGATGATAAGTGTTTATATTACTTTACTTGGAATTGTACTTCCCGCACAATATAAAGCGGCAAAAAGGAGAAGAGGAAAATAGAAAAAGTAAATAAAAATTGTCATTCTGTACTGCACCCAAAATCTTGGACACAAGATTGGAGGTGCAGTTTTTATGAGCAAATTAACAAGAAAAGATAAAATTGAAATATATGAAAGAAAAAATTGCAAAAACAAATGCATTAAGACAGCTTGATAAACAAAAGATTCCATATATTAATTCACACTTATGAGTGGAGTGAGGATAAAAGTGGAGGGCTTGGTGTTGCTGAGAAGTTGCCTGAACTAGCGGATAGAGTTTTTAAGACAATTGTTTTGAAAGGGAAAAGTAAAAATTTGTATGTGTGTGTAATTCATGGAGAAGCACATTTGGATTTGAAAAAGGTAGCAAAGGCCTGCAAAGAGAAAAATATTGATTTATTGCCACTTTCAGAACTAGAAAAAGAAACAGGATATATTC
The DNA window shown above is from Leptotrichia wadei and carries:
- a CDS encoding YbaK/EbsC family protein; the protein is MINKRFHILIHTYEWSEDKSGGLGVAEKLPELADRVFKTIVLKGKSKNLYVCVIHGEAHLDLKKVAKACKEKNIDLLPLSELEKETGYIR